In a genomic window of Thiosocius teredinicola:
- a CDS encoding FixH family protein has translation MRPPREDTVPWYKQFWPWFLIALPLSVVIAAIITINIAIQTDDGLVTDDYYKEGLAIHKDADSAAKAAALGIAGEITFDTDTGALTLALDKPLTNGAGLLVLKVIHPTRPDQDQQQQLSPLGNGRYAGRLDPLGPAHWKLQLRPEDESWRIEGRLVLPGSNSARLD, from the coding sequence ATGAGACCGCCCCGCGAAGATACCGTGCCATGGTACAAGCAGTTTTGGCCATGGTTCCTGATCGCCCTGCCGCTGAGTGTCGTGATCGCTGCGATCATCACGATCAACATCGCGATCCAGACCGATGACGGCCTGGTCACCGACGATTACTACAAAGAAGGCCTGGCGATCCATAAGGATGCCGACAGCGCTGCGAAAGCCGCGGCATTGGGCATTGCCGGCGAGATTACCTTCGATACCGATACCGGCGCCTTGACCCTGGCTTTGGACAAACCACTGACCAACGGCGCAGGCTTGCTGGTATTGAAAGTGATTCACCCCACCCGCCCCGACCAGGATCAACAACAGCAGTTGTCGCCACTGGGTAACGGCCGTTACGCAGGCAGGCTCGATCCGCTCGGGCCGGCCCATTGGAAACTGCAGTTACGTCCCGAGGACGAGTCGTGGCGCATCGAAGGCAGACTGGTGCTGCCGGGCTCGAACAGCGCACGCCTCGACTGA
- the dnaQ gene encoding DNA polymerase III subunit epsilon codes for MRQIVLDTETTGLEPEQGHRIIEIGCVELIERRLTGNNFHVYLQPDREIDAAAVEVHGITNEFLADKPHFDDIADDLLTYLKGAELVIHNAPFDVGFLDAELARLDGMGAIVDHCEVLDTLVMARKKHPGQRNSLDALCGRYEVDNSRRDKHGALLDAEILADVYLAMTGGQGALSLDASNDNEGEGQGQAGVRRVDRAGLSLVIVSANEEELAAHEARLDAIDKAAGDGAVWRRQ; via the coding sequence ATGAGACAGATCGTACTGGATACGGAAACCACCGGCCTCGAGCCCGAGCAGGGGCATCGCATTATCGAGATCGGCTGCGTCGAACTGATCGAGCGCCGTCTGACCGGCAACAACTTTCATGTCTACCTGCAGCCGGATCGCGAGATCGATGCAGCCGCCGTTGAAGTACACGGCATCACAAACGAGTTTCTCGCCGACAAACCGCACTTCGACGACATTGCCGATGATCTGTTGACGTATCTGAAGGGCGCCGAACTGGTGATCCACAATGCGCCCTTCGACGTCGGCTTTCTCGATGCCGAACTTGCACGTCTCGACGGCATGGGGGCGATCGTCGATCACTGTGAGGTGCTCGACACGTTGGTGATGGCGCGCAAGAAGCATCCGGGGCAGCGCAACAGCCTCGATGCACTGTGCGGCCGCTACGAGGTCGACAACAGCCGGCGCGACAAACATGGCGCCTTGCTCGATGCCGAGATCCTCGCCGACGTGTATCTCGCCATGACCGGCGGACAGGGCGCGCTGTCACTCGATGCCAGCAACGACAATGAAGGTGAAGGACAAGGGCAGGCAGGTGTTCGCCGGGTCGACCGCGCCGGCCTGTCGCTGGTAATCGTCAGTGCCAATGAAGAAGAACTGGCGGCGCATGAGGCGCGCCTGGATGCGATCGACAAGGCAGCCGGCGACGGTGCCGTGTGGCGTCGTCAGTAG
- the rnhA gene encoding ribonuclease HI — protein MSDRVELFTDGACKGNPGPGGWGAILRFSGKEKELFGGEAETTNNRMELTAVIKGLEALKRRCPVDITTDSQYVKNGITQWIHNWKRNGWRTAAKKPVKNEDLWKQLEQAVNEHDVTWHWVKGHAGHPENERADELANRGISALHTNID, from the coding sequence ATGTCAGATCGCGTCGAATTGTTTACAGATGGTGCCTGCAAGGGAAACCCAGGTCCGGGCGGATGGGGCGCCATCCTGCGTTTCAGCGGCAAAGAGAAAGAGTTGTTCGGCGGTGAAGCCGAAACCACCAACAACCGCATGGAACTGACGGCCGTCATCAAGGGCCTGGAGGCGCTCAAACGGCGCTGCCCGGTGGATATCACGACGGATTCCCAGTATGTGAAAAACGGCATCACGCAGTGGATTCATAATTGGAAACGCAATGGCTGGCGCACCGCGGCCAAGAAACCGGTCAAGAACGAAGACCTGTGGAAGCAGCTCGAACAGGCCGTCAACGAACACGATGTGACCTGGCATTGGGTCAAAGGGCACGCCGGACACCCGGAGAACGAGCGTGCCGATGAGCTGGCCAATCGGGGCATCAGTGCGCTGCATACCAATATCGATTGA
- a CDS encoding class I SAM-dependent methyltransferase, translating to MVTDLFGYQLLQLGELGSDTAYLAQCPVRNKTLISHRPDAGHPEVIVGASQLLPITADSIDAMILVHTLDFSPDPHQVLREVERVLIPEGRVIVIGFNPYSLWGLWRLFGRWRGSLPWCGNFLSYPRMNDWLTLLGFGVERMDVMEFRPPTKSNRFESIERVGRRVWPMLAGIYVVRAVKRVSRITPVGQRWSRLRVLGPRAIEPHAPAPGHSAMDWPPMEDEPRKRGFG from the coding sequence ATGGTTACCGACCTCTTTGGTTACCAGTTGCTGCAACTGGGTGAATTGGGTTCCGATACCGCCTACCTCGCACAGTGTCCGGTGCGTAACAAGACGTTGATAAGTCATCGACCGGATGCGGGGCATCCTGAAGTGATCGTCGGCGCATCGCAGTTGCTGCCGATCACGGCCGACAGCATCGACGCGATGATCCTGGTCCACACGCTGGATTTCTCGCCCGATCCGCACCAGGTATTGCGCGAAGTTGAACGGGTGCTCATTCCGGAAGGTCGGGTGATCGTTATCGGCTTCAATCCGTACAGCCTGTGGGGCCTGTGGCGACTGTTCGGCCGCTGGCGAGGCAGTCTGCCCTGGTGCGGCAATTTCCTGTCGTATCCGCGCATGAACGACTGGTTGACCCTGTTGGGCTTCGGTGTGGAACGCATGGACGTGATGGAATTTCGACCGCCGACCAAATCGAACCGCTTCGAATCGATCGAACGCGTCGGTCGCCGCGTCTGGCCGATGCTGGCCGGTATCTACGTGGTCAGGGCAGTCAAACGGGTATCGCGCATCACACCCGTTGGCCAACGTTGGTCGCGTCTGCGGGTGCTGGGTCCGCGAGCTATCGAGCCACACGCGCCGGCCCCGGGGCATTCGGCGATGGATTGGCCGCCGATGGAAGATGAACCGCGCAAACGAGGTTTTGGATAG
- a CDS encoding LysM peptidoglycan-binding domain-containing protein, producing MSDSEQSITGRQRRRTTIPALTLALAALLGGCGTQGTKTDATSPHAKSNEQEIVDKHALEMLTHNDLADAEEIVIPPEPIWTRLRSGFSLDVLEHPRVKQEISRLQRHPNAYRAMMARSEPYLYHILNEIDAAGLPYELALLPAVESGFRPEIYSTSGAAGLWQFMPATGKMLGLRQDWWVDRRRTVRASTRAAIKYLKQLNERFDGDWALTLAAYNAGAGTVSRAIRRAERKGGKTDFWSLDLPRETDQYVPRLLALTAVVTNPDRYALDLPEILDQPYFVVADTAGQIDLNVAAELAEMSVEELLALNAGHRRWASSPDGPHELLMPADNAELFKTALADLPTDKRLRWQRHAIKPGDTLSQIARRYGVTADVIRQANNLKGSSIRAGRHLKIPLSDGANFTTTASNGNAKQRLKYRVRKGDSLYKIARRFQVSIADLKRWNQVGRFIRPGERITVFIDPDADT from the coding sequence ATGTCTGATTCTGAACAAAGCATCACCGGTCGGCAACGTCGCCGCACTACTATTCCGGCTCTGACCCTGGCCCTCGCCGCCCTATTAGGCGGTTGCGGCACACAGGGTACCAAGACCGATGCGACCTCGCCTCATGCGAAATCGAACGAGCAGGAAATCGTCGACAAGCATGCCTTGGAGATGCTGACACACAACGATCTGGCCGACGCCGAAGAGATCGTCATCCCGCCCGAACCGATCTGGACCCGCCTGCGCTCAGGATTCTCTCTAGACGTTCTCGAACACCCGCGGGTCAAGCAGGAGATCAGCCGCCTGCAGCGCCATCCGAACGCCTATCGGGCAATGATGGCGCGTTCCGAGCCCTACCTGTATCACATTCTCAACGAGATCGACGCAGCCGGCCTGCCTTATGAACTGGCCCTGCTACCGGCCGTCGAGAGCGGCTTCAGACCTGAGATCTACTCGACCTCGGGCGCAGCCGGCCTGTGGCAGTTCATGCCCGCTACCGGCAAGATGCTCGGCCTCAGGCAGGACTGGTGGGTCGACCGGCGGCGCACCGTACGCGCCTCGACCCGGGCCGCCATCAAATACCTGAAGCAGCTCAACGAGCGCTTTGACGGCGATTGGGCGTTGACCCTGGCGGCCTACAATGCCGGCGCCGGCACCGTCAGCCGCGCTATTCGGCGTGCCGAGCGCAAGGGCGGCAAGACCGATTTCTGGTCGCTCGACCTGCCGCGCGAGACCGACCAATACGTGCCGCGTCTGCTCGCCTTGACCGCCGTGGTCACCAATCCGGATCGTTACGCGCTCGATCTGCCCGAGATCCTCGACCAACCCTATTTCGTGGTCGCCGATACGGCCGGCCAGATCGATCTGAACGTTGCCGCCGAATTGGCGGAGATGTCGGTCGAAGAACTGCTGGCATTGAACGCCGGCCACCGACGCTGGGCGAGCAGCCCGGACGGGCCGCACGAGTTGCTGATGCCGGCGGACAACGCCGAACTCTTCAAAACGGCGCTGGCCGATCTGCCGACGGACAAGCGTTTGCGCTGGCAACGCCACGCCATCAAACCCGGTGACACTCTCAGCCAGATCGCGCGTCGCTATGGGGTTACCGCCGATGTGATCCGCCAGGCGAACAACCTCAAAGGCTCATCGATCCGCGCCGGCAGACACCTGAAGATACCGCTGTCCGACGGCGCCAACTTCACCACCACGGCCTCCAACGGTAATGCCAAGCAACGCCTGAAGTACCGAGTGCGTAAGGGCGATTCGTTGTACAAGATCGCCCGCCGCTTCCAGGTATCGATCGCCGATCTCAAGCGTTGGAACCAGGTCGGTCGCTTCATCCGCCCCGGCGAACGCATCACGGTGTTCATCGACCCCGACGCGGATACCTGA
- a CDS encoding ABC transporter ATP-binding protein — MSMIEKAMSERPDTQQALLTLDQLSTHLGSESRPVRAVDGVSLHIHRGETFVLLGESGCGKSMIALSIMRLLPHSGRIVGGDIQIDGRSLRGLSEADMRNERGGRIGMIFQEPMTSLNPVMRVGDQVAEAVRLHDPDSRNNINGRVVELFRSVGIPDPERRVREYPHQLSGGMKQRVMIAMALAGRPELLIADEPTTALDVTIQAQVLDLLKDLQRETGMAILLITHDLGVVAEMADRVGVMYAGQLMEVNDVQNFFDQPAHPYSRKLFRSVPKAEKRNQGLDVIPGIVPSLDREWDHCRFADRCAVVRDVCREQLPPWQGEEDTGYRCHLSLQDVREAMPSTQAVGDTAPSSDGLLLEVRDLKVHFPIHKGVLRRVAGHVKAVDGVDLAIARGRTVALVGESGCGKTTVGKAILQLHRPTGGSVLFNGTDLATVTGSALRSLRREFQIIFQDPASSMNPRMLVEDVIAEGMVAQSIGSNRAERRSKVEELLTQVGMQASAASRYPHEFSGGQRQRIAIARALAVEPRLIVCDEPTSALDVSVQAQVLNLLKKLQLELGLSYLFITHNISVVAYLAHEVAVMYLGRIVEYGSVDQVLQQPLHPYTAALLSAVPVPDPKHEREVIRLEGDMPSPINPPSGCHFHPRCPQAMDICRSRYPASTDAGDGRRVSCWLNVPEDERR, encoded by the coding sequence ATGAGCATGATCGAGAAAGCGATGAGCGAGCGGCCCGACACACAGCAGGCGCTATTGACGCTAGACCAACTGTCGACACACCTGGGCAGCGAGAGCCGTCCCGTGCGTGCGGTCGACGGCGTCAGCCTACATATCCACCGTGGCGAGACGTTTGTGCTGCTCGGTGAATCCGGCTGCGGCAAGTCGATGATCGCGTTGTCGATCATGCGCTTGTTGCCGCATTCAGGACGCATCGTCGGTGGTGACATTCAGATCGACGGTCGCTCGCTGCGCGGCTTGTCGGAGGCCGACATGCGCAATGAGCGCGGCGGTCGTATCGGCATGATTTTTCAAGAGCCGATGACCTCGTTGAATCCGGTCATGCGCGTCGGCGACCAGGTCGCCGAGGCGGTACGGCTGCACGATCCGGATAGCCGCAACAATATCAATGGGCGGGTCGTCGAGCTGTTCCGGTCGGTCGGCATTCCCGATCCTGAGCGACGCGTCCGAGAGTATCCGCACCAATTGTCCGGCGGCATGAAGCAGCGCGTGATGATCGCGATGGCGCTGGCCGGTCGACCCGAACTGCTGATTGCCGACGAACCGACCACGGCGCTCGACGTGACGATCCAGGCGCAGGTACTCGATCTGTTGAAAGACCTGCAACGCGAAACCGGTATGGCGATCCTGTTGATCACTCACGATCTTGGGGTGGTCGCCGAGATGGCCGACCGGGTGGGCGTGATGTATGCCGGGCAGTTGATGGAGGTGAACGACGTCCAGAACTTCTTCGATCAGCCGGCGCATCCCTACAGCCGCAAGTTGTTTCGTTCGGTGCCCAAGGCCGAGAAGCGCAACCAGGGGCTCGATGTGATCCCGGGTATTGTCCCGTCGCTCGATCGCGAATGGGATCACTGCCGGTTTGCGGACCGCTGCGCCGTGGTGCGCGATGTGTGCCGCGAACAACTGCCCCCGTGGCAAGGCGAAGAAGATACCGGTTATCGCTGTCACCTGTCGCTGCAGGATGTGCGTGAGGCCATGCCGTCGACCCAGGCCGTCGGCGATACTGCGCCGAGCAGCGACGGCCTGTTGCTCGAGGTCCGCGACCTGAAGGTGCATTTCCCGATCCACAAGGGTGTACTGCGGCGAGTCGCTGGGCATGTAAAGGCCGTCGATGGCGTGGATCTGGCGATCGCGCGCGGGCGCACCGTGGCGTTGGTCGGCGAGTCGGGCTGCGGCAAGACCACGGTCGGCAAGGCCATTCTGCAACTGCATCGGCCCACCGGGGGCAGCGTGCTGTTCAATGGCACCGATCTGGCGACGGTCACGGGCAGCGCGCTACGCAGTCTGCGTCGTGAGTTCCAGATCATCTTCCAGGATCCCGCCTCGTCGATGAATCCGCGCATGCTGGTCGAGGATGTGATCGCCGAAGGCATGGTCGCGCAGAGTATCGGCAGCAATCGCGCCGAACGCCGCAGCAAGGTCGAAGAGCTGCTGACGCAGGTCGGCATGCAGGCGAGTGCTGCGAGCCGTTATCCGCACGAGTTTTCCGGTGGCCAGCGGCAGCGTATCGCGATCGCGCGGGCCCTGGCGGTCGAGCCACGTCTGATCGTGTGCGACGAGCCGACCAGCGCGCTCGATGTATCGGTACAGGCGCAGGTGCTCAATCTGCTGAAGAAGCTGCAGCTCGAACTCGGCCTGTCGTACCTGTTTATCACCCACAACATCTCGGTCGTCGCCTACCTGGCGCACGAGGTTGCGGTGATGTACCTGGGGAGGATCGTGGAATACGGTTCGGTCGACCAGGTGCTGCAGCAACCGCTGCATCCTTATACGGCGGCCTTGCTCAGTGCCGTGCCCGTACCGGACCCGAAACACGAGCGCGAGGTGATCCGTCTCGAGGGCGACATGCCGTCACCGATCAACCCGCCGAGTGGTTGTCATTTTCATCCGCGCTGCCCGCAGGCGATGGATATCTGCCGTTCACGGTATCCCGCATCGACCGATGCCGGCGATGGCCGGCGGGTGAGCTGCTGGTTGAATGTACCCGAGGATGAACGTCGCTGA
- a CDS encoding ABC transporter permease: protein MNIGGFQPVILWTDALVFLLVLLVAAGFWYASKHEHLMQPWRRVVDSRTGQAALVVLLFYIVVGLLDTVHFNEQIDTDDQGAPIYSTEIVSLFDVVAGTLESQREKSYSAPFATHLYSKETVELADGTSTREYPLLEYGGQHLAEGDSKAADIAAKALTGAIKGTLIWAILIAVIVLMKGKGAVLVGRLLRAELDKPWHVGAWTALFVFAVFGSFWELSAYYHILGTDKVGEDVFYQSLKSIRTGLVIGTLTTLVMLPAALLLGIMAGYFRGWVDDVIQYLYTTLNSIPSVLLIAAAVLMMQVYIDNNADQFNSVTERADLRLLFLCLILGVTSWTGLCRLLRGEALKLRELEYVQAARAFGVRNFRILMRHVLPNVMHIVLITIVLDFSGLVLAEAVLSYISIGVDPSTNSWGNMINGARLELAREPVVWWSLLAAFGFMFTLVLAANLFSDAVRDAFDPRLRKQR, encoded by the coding sequence ATGAATATCGGTGGATTCCAACCGGTCATCCTGTGGACCGATGCCCTGGTGTTCCTGCTGGTGCTGCTGGTCGCCGCCGGATTCTGGTATGCCAGTAAGCACGAACATCTGATGCAGCCTTGGCGCCGCGTGGTTGACAGCCGCACCGGTCAGGCGGCATTGGTGGTCCTGCTGTTCTATATCGTCGTTGGTCTGCTGGATACGGTGCATTTCAACGAGCAGATCGATACCGACGACCAGGGCGCGCCGATCTACTCCACGGAGATCGTCAGCCTGTTCGATGTGGTCGCCGGCACGCTCGAGAGTCAACGCGAAAAAAGCTATTCGGCACCGTTCGCCACCCATCTCTACAGCAAAGAGACGGTCGAGTTGGCGGACGGCACCAGCACGCGCGAATACCCGCTATTGGAATACGGCGGACAACATCTTGCCGAAGGCGACAGCAAGGCGGCCGACATTGCGGCCAAGGCGCTGACGGGTGCGATCAAGGGCACGCTGATATGGGCGATCCTGATTGCCGTCATCGTGTTGATGAAAGGCAAGGGGGCGGTATTGGTCGGCCGACTGCTGCGCGCAGAACTCGACAAGCCGTGGCATGTGGGAGCCTGGACGGCCTTGTTCGTGTTTGCGGTATTCGGATCTTTCTGGGAACTGTCCGCCTACTACCACATACTCGGCACCGACAAGGTCGGCGAAGACGTGTTCTACCAATCCCTGAAGAGCATACGTACCGGCCTGGTTATCGGAACCCTGACCACGCTGGTGATGCTGCCGGCGGCCTTGCTGCTGGGCATCATGGCCGGCTATTTCCGCGGCTGGGTCGATGACGTCATCCAGTACCTGTACACCACCTTGAACTCGATCCCCAGCGTGCTGTTGATTGCCGCGGCCGTGCTGATGATGCAGGTGTACATCGACAACAATGCCGATCAGTTCAACAGCGTCACCGAGCGCGCCGACCTGCGCCTGCTGTTTCTGTGCCTGATACTCGGAGTGACGAGCTGGACAGGTCTGTGCCGGTTGTTGCGTGGTGAGGCGTTGAAGCTGCGAGAGCTCGAATATGTGCAGGCTGCGCGCGCGTTCGGTGTGCGTAACTTCCGCATCCTGATGCGTCATGTGTTGCCCAATGTCATGCACATCGTGTTGATCACCATCGTGCTGGACTTCAGTGGGCTGGTATTGGCCGAGGCAGTGCTGTCTTACATCAGCATCGGTGTCGATCCGTCGACCAACAGCTGGGGCAATATGATCAACGGCGCGCGCCTCGAATTGGCGCGTGAACCGGTCGTCTGGTGGTCTCTGCTGGCCGCCTTCGGCTTCATGTTCACCCTGGTGCTGGCAGCCAACCTGTTTTCGGATGCGGTACGCGATGCGTTCGATCCTCGCCTGAGAAAACAACGATGA
- a CDS encoding ABC transporter permease produces the protein MTAYIVRRLLYAIPILIGVNALTFVLFFVVNSPDDMARMHLGNKRVTDQAIQSWKEEHGYEKPLLYNAGADGAGKLTETILFQKSIKLFVFDFGQSDSGRDIGFDISQRMWPSLAIAVPTLIVGLLVNITFALTLAFFRGSYLDFWGVVLCVAMMSISGLFYIIGGQYLVGKLLNLVPISGYDTGIAAWKFMVLPVVVGVIGSVGAGTRWYRTLFLEEINRDFVRSARAKGLSEHWVLFRHVLQNALIPILTGVVVVLPALFIGSLLTESFFGIPGLGSYTIDAIQNQDFAIVRAMVFLGAVLYIIGLLLTDISYTIADPRVRLE, from the coding sequence GTGACCGCGTACATCGTACGTCGCCTGTTGTACGCGATTCCGATCCTGATCGGGGTCAACGCGTTAACCTTCGTGTTGTTCTTTGTCGTCAATTCGCCGGACGACATGGCGCGGATGCATCTGGGCAACAAACGCGTAACCGATCAGGCTATTCAATCGTGGAAAGAAGAGCATGGATACGAAAAACCGCTGCTATACAACGCGGGAGCGGATGGTGCCGGTAAGCTGACAGAGACCATTCTTTTTCAGAAGTCGATCAAGCTGTTCGTGTTCGACTTTGGTCAATCAGATAGCGGGCGGGATATCGGTTTCGACATCTCGCAGCGCATGTGGCCGAGTCTTGCGATCGCAGTGCCGACCTTGATTGTCGGATTGCTGGTCAACATCACCTTTGCACTGACACTCGCGTTTTTCCGCGGCAGCTACCTGGATTTCTGGGGGGTGGTGCTGTGTGTGGCGATGATGTCGATATCCGGTCTGTTCTACATCATCGGTGGGCAATACCTGGTCGGCAAGCTACTCAATCTGGTGCCGATATCGGGCTATGACACCGGTATTGCCGCGTGGAAGTTCATGGTGCTGCCGGTGGTTGTCGGGGTGATCGGCAGCGTCGGGGCGGGCACGCGCTGGTATCGCACCCTGTTCCTTGAAGAGATCAATCGCGACTTCGTACGCAGCGCGCGCGCCAAGGGCCTGTCGGAACACTGGGTGCTGTTCCGCCACGTGTTGCAGAACGCTTTAATACCGATTTTGACGGGTGTAGTCGTTGTGTTGCCGGCGCTGTTCATCGGCAGTCTGTTGACTGAGTCGTTTTTCGGTATCCCGGGCCTGGGCAGCTACACGATCGATGCAATTCAGAACCAGGATTTCGCGATTGTGCGCGCGATGGTGTTTCTCGGTGCGGTGTTGTACATCATCGGTCTGCTGTTGACCGATATCTCGTACACGATCGCCGATCCGCGGGTGAGGCTCGAATGA
- a CDS encoding ABC transporter substrate-binding protein, with protein sequence MILAGAIALLGGCGDQNWNNPYRAGQASEPIYYSSFSERPKHFDPARSYSANEWAFISQIYEPPLQYHFLQRPYSLVPLAAADMPEVTYFDKDGNRLPDDAPAEEVAYTDYVVTIQRGIQYQPHPAFATDDSGKLHYWPLAPGLLDEINTLGDFEHVGTRELVADDYVYQIKRLAFTPNHSPIAGLMAEHIRGFAQFMKAAKQANDALDGEGDKKPWLDLRHIELSGVEVLDRYRYRIRIENKYPQFIYWLAMNFFAPMPWEAERFYKQPGLDEKNINLHWYPVGTGPFMLAENNPNLRMVLVRNPNFHGERYPSDGTDEDRNEGLLDDAGKPMPFIERAVYSLEKEAIPRWNKFLQGYYDVSGIGSDSFDQAIQFTSGGDAALTDSMKAMGIKLDTAVETSVFYTGFNMLDPIVGGDSERARLLRQAIAIAVDFEEYISIFANGRGEVAQSPLPPGIFGNREGEAGVNPVTHVWKDGQMRRRPIDDARQLLAKAGYPDGRDPKTGGPLVLNYDTPAAGPDSKSVLQWYRKQFDKLGIQLVIRATDYNRFQDKMLKGTAQIYSWGWNADYPDPENFFFLLYGPNAKVETKGENASNFTNAEFDRLFVKMKDLPNGPERQQVVDEMVSILRVESPWLFGHFPKGFSLHHAWYKNAKPHLMANNTLKYKRIDGEQRVAAQAEWNTPVLWPVVLFVIVLIVSVVPAVRGFRQRERSKAL encoded by the coding sequence GTGATTCTGGCAGGTGCGATTGCTTTGCTCGGCGGTTGCGGCGATCAGAACTGGAACAATCCCTACCGCGCGGGACAGGCATCCGAGCCGATTTACTACAGTTCCTTCTCAGAACGCCCCAAGCACTTCGATCCGGCACGTTCGTACAGCGCCAACGAATGGGCCTTCATCTCGCAGATCTACGAACCTCCGCTGCAATATCATTTTCTGCAGCGCCCCTACAGCCTGGTGCCATTGGCCGCGGCCGATATGCCGGAGGTCACCTATTTCGACAAAGACGGCAATCGCCTGCCCGATGATGCGCCGGCCGAAGAGGTCGCCTATACCGACTATGTCGTGACCATCCAGCGCGGCATTCAATATCAGCCGCACCCGGCATTCGCGACCGATGATTCCGGCAAGCTGCATTACTGGCCACTCGCGCCGGGCTTGTTGGACGAGATCAACACGCTCGGTGATTTCGAACACGTGGGCACGCGCGAACTGGTTGCCGACGACTACGTCTATCAGATCAAGCGCTTGGCGTTTACGCCGAACCATTCACCGATTGCCGGCCTGATGGCAGAACACATACGCGGTTTTGCGCAGTTCATGAAAGCGGCCAAGCAGGCTAATGATGCGCTCGATGGTGAAGGGGATAAAAAGCCCTGGCTCGACCTGCGCCATATCGAACTGTCGGGTGTCGAGGTGCTCGACCGTTATCGCTACCGAATCCGTATTGAAAACAAGTACCCGCAGTTCATCTATTGGCTGGCGATGAATTTCTTTGCCCCAATGCCGTGGGAGGCAGAGCGCTTCTACAAGCAACCGGGGCTCGACGAAAAGAACATCAACCTGCACTGGTACCCCGTTGGAACCGGCCCCTTCATGCTGGCCGAGAACAATCCCAATCTACGCATGGTGCTGGTGCGAAATCCCAACTTTCATGGCGAACGCTATCCGTCTGACGGCACTGACGAAGATCGGAACGAAGGGCTGCTGGACGATGCCGGTAAACCGATGCCGTTCATTGAGCGCGCCGTTTATTCGCTTGAGAAAGAGGCCATCCCGCGCTGGAACAAGTTCCTGCAGGGTTATTACGATGTCTCGGGGATCGGGTCAGACAGTTTCGATCAGGCGATTCAGTTCACCAGCGGCGGTGATGCGGCATTGACCGACTCGATGAAGGCGATGGGCATCAAGTTGGACACGGCCGTTGAGACGTCCGTGTTCTATACCGGGTTCAATATGCTCGATCCGATCGTCGGTGGAGACAGCGAACGTGCCAGATTGCTGCGACAGGCAATAGCGATTGCCGTCGATTTCGAAGAATACATCTCGATCTTTGCCAACGGGCGAGGGGAGGTGGCGCAAAGTCCGCTACCGCCGGGTATCTTCGGCAACCGCGAAGGCGAAGCCGGCGTCAATCCAGTTACGCATGTATGGAAAGACGGCCAAATGCGCCGCCGACCGATCGATGATGCGCGGCAGTTGCTGGCGAAGGCTGGTTACCCCGATGGGCGAGACCCTAAGACCGGTGGACCGTTGGTCTTAAACTACGACACGCCGGCTGCCGGGCCCGACAGCAAGTCGGTGTTGCAGTGGTATCGCAAGCAATTCGACAAATTGGGTATCCAACTCGTCATTCGAGCTACCGACTACAACCGTTTCCAGGACAAGATGCTGAAAGGCACGGCGCAGATCTACTCCTGGGGTTGGAATGCAGACTATCCCGATCCCGAGAACTTTTTCTTTCTGTTGTACGGCCCGAACGCCAAGGTTGAGACCAAAGGTGAGAACGCGTCGAACTTCACCAACGCTGAGTTCGATCGCCTGTTCGTGAAGATGAAGGATCTGCCGAACGGGCCGGAACGCCAGCAGGTCGTCGACGAAATGGTCAGCATCTTACGCGTTGAATCACCCTGGTTGTTCGGTCATTTCCCCAAGGGATTCAGCCTGCATCATGCCTGGTACAAGAATGCCAAGCCGCACCTGATGGCCAACAATACGCTGAAGTACAAACGTATCGATGGCGAACAACGTGTGGCTGCGCAGGCCGAATGGAACACGCCGGTGCTGTGGCCGGTCGTGCTGTTCGTCATCGTGTTGATCGTTTCCGTGGTTCCGGCGGTTCGCGGCTTCCGGCAGCGTGAGAGGAGTAAGGCGCTGTGA